Proteins encoded in a region of the Clostridium beijerinckii genome:
- a CDS encoding PLP-dependent aminotransferase family protein translates to MIVLDNDSRVPLYLQIYEQLKEEIISGQILEGSKLYSTRTLATTLNVSRNTVESAYMQLSSEGYVTSKAGSGFIVEKLDSMLITKLKGANSDNIKNHKTTLPEMNSDNNYKYNFKYGKLRASDFPLRLWRRISNKCLASIDGEVMTSYTSSKGEKELRIEMMDYLNKSRGVSCTPEQIIITSGFEQCLSLLCQIFRNNFSKVALEDPGYIGARKIFNNNGYDVVPISLDKDGINIAELENNSAKIVYVTPSHQFPTGSVMPIQKRLQLLDWARRENGFIIEDDYDSELRYNSRPIPSIQGIDSKGCVIYIGTFSKSLSPSLRLNYMVLPQSLLEIYDKFFSSYQTSVPIVEQKIIQQFMHLGHWDSHLRKISLLNKRRHDMLIHSIHKFMGDNVIIHGKNAGLHILLELDNGLSEEEIIEKAKEYGVIVSPVSTYWLRKDKYSNNMVLLGFGGMTDSDIAEGINLLSKAWFSK, encoded by the coding sequence ATGATTGTTCTAGATAATGATTCAAGAGTTCCACTGTATTTGCAAATTTACGAGCAGTTAAAAGAAGAGATAATTTCAGGACAAATTCTGGAAGGTAGTAAGCTATATTCAACACGAACGCTTGCAACAACATTAAATGTCAGCAGAAATACAGTAGAAAGTGCTTATATGCAACTTTCTTCTGAAGGATATGTTACAAGTAAAGCAGGCAGTGGGTTCATAGTTGAAAAACTAGATAGTATGTTAATCACTAAGTTAAAGGGAGCGAACTCTGACAATATTAAGAATCATAAAACAACGTTACCTGAGATGAATTCTGATAATAACTATAAGTATAATTTCAAATATGGAAAGCTACGTGCTTCTGATTTTCCTTTGCGCTTATGGAGGAGGATATCAAATAAATGCTTAGCATCTATAGATGGTGAGGTTATGACATCTTATACTAGCAGTAAAGGTGAAAAAGAATTACGAATAGAAATGATGGATTATTTAAATAAATCAAGAGGGGTCTCATGTACTCCAGAACAAATTATCATTACTTCAGGCTTTGAGCAGTGTTTAAGTTTACTATGCCAGATATTCAGAAACAATTTTTCTAAAGTAGCTTTAGAAGATCCTGGCTACATTGGCGCAAGAAAGATTTTTAACAATAACGGATATGATGTTGTTCCAATTAGCTTAGACAAGGATGGAATAAATATTGCTGAATTAGAAAATAATTCCGCAAAGATAGTATATGTAACTCCTTCACATCAATTTCCTACTGGATCAGTGATGCCAATTCAAAAAAGATTGCAATTATTAGATTGGGCAAGAAGAGAGAATGGATTTATAATTGAAGATGATTATGATAGTGAACTTCGTTATAATTCAAGGCCAATTCCTTCAATACAAGGTATTGATTCAAAAGGCTGTGTTATATATATTGGAACTTTTTCAAAATCTTTGTCCCCAAGCTTGAGATTGAATTATATGGTATTACCCCAATCATTACTAGAAATATATGATAAATTTTTTAGTAGCTACCAAACCTCAGTTCCAATAGTTGAGCAAAAAATCATTCAACAGTTTATGCATTTAGGACATTGGGATAGTCATCTGCGCAAGATATCTCTCCTAAACAAAAGAAGACATGATATGTTAATCCACTCTATTCATAAATTTATGGGAGATAATGTTATTATTCATGGTAAAAATGCAGGTTTGCATATCTTGCTAGAATTAGATAATGGATTATCTGAAGAAGAGATAATAGAAAAAGCTAAAGAATACGGCGTTATAGTTTCTCCTGTATCTACATATTGGTTACGCAAGGATAAATATTCTAATAATATGGTTTTACTTGGTTTTGGTGGAATGACTGACAGTGATATTGCTGAAGGTATTAATCTACTTAGTAAAGCATGGTTTAGTAAGTAA
- a CDS encoding pyridoxamine 5'-phosphate oxidase family protein: MLNEKLLEVISHEGVVAIVSCSNNEAHVVNTWNSYVVATEDGRLLIPAAGMRRTQKNIEQNNKVKVTLGSKEVMGHMYMGAGFLIEGTAKFLEEGSDFDMMKEKFSFLSRVLEITVISAKQTI, translated from the coding sequence ATGTTAAATGAAAAATTGCTTGAAGTTATATCACATGAAGGTGTAGTAGCTATAGTATCTTGTAGTAACAATGAGGCACATGTAGTTAATACTTGGAATTCATATGTTGTCGCTACTGAAGATGGAAGATTATTAATACCAGCGGCTGGAATGAGAAGAACTCAAAAAAATATAGAACAAAATAACAAAGTTAAGGTTACTTTAGGAAGTAAAGAAGTAATGGGACATATGTATATGGGAGCAGGATTCTTAATAGAAGGAACTGCAAAATTCCTTGAAGAGGGTTCAGATTTTGATATGATGAAAGAAAAATTTTCTTTCTTAAGTAGAGTATTAGAGATAACAGTTATATCTGCTAAGCAAACTATATAG
- a CDS encoding DegT/DnrJ/EryC1/StrS family aminotransferase, with translation MKVDFYTSKREYEEHKQEFDNAVISVMQEGISTLGKEVTDFEKSIEEFTGAKHAIAVASGTDALILTSDILGFESGKEVITSPFTFLASTSCITRRGGKPVFVDIDEETFNIDANKIEEKVTKNTVGIVPIHLFSQMADMDKIMDIAGKHNLRVLEDAAEGFGMRWKGTGSEYKHSGTIGDFGIFSFFPTKTLGGFGDGGMIVTNNDELARLARMYRVHGASKKYHYEHIGYNSRLDTIQAAILQVKMKYIKESIKKREIVANWYFDRLKDCQELKFATLKGEQNPVYYVFNILTEKRDELGEYLKKNQIQFSIYYPIPLHLQRCFSYLGYKKGDFPVAESICERILALPIYPQITEAEIDFVCETIKSFFK, from the coding sequence TTGAAAGTTGATTTTTATACATCTAAAAGAGAATATGAAGAACATAAACAAGAGTTTGATAATGCTGTTATTAGCGTTATGCAAGAAGGGATTTCAACCCTTGGAAAAGAGGTAACTGATTTTGAAAAATCTATTGAGGAGTTTACTGGAGCTAAACATGCAATTGCTGTTGCATCTGGAACTGATGCGCTAATTTTAACTTCGGATATTTTAGGGTTTGAAAGCGGAAAAGAAGTCATCACATCTCCATTTACTTTTCTTGCATCTACTTCATGTATAACAAGAAGAGGTGGAAAACCAGTTTTTGTAGATATTGATGAGGAGACTTTTAATATTGATGCAAATAAAATAGAAGAAAAAGTTACTAAAAATACTGTTGGTATAGTTCCGATTCATCTTTTTTCACAAATGGCTGATATGGATAAAATAATGGACATAGCAGGTAAACATAATTTGAGAGTACTTGAAGATGCTGCTGAGGGATTTGGAATGAGATGGAAAGGAACTGGGTCTGAATATAAACATTCAGGCACTATTGGAGATTTTGGGATTTTCTCATTCTTTCCAACCAAGACTCTTGGTGGTTTTGGGGATGGAGGAATGATAGTAACAAATAATGATGAATTAGCTAGATTAGCTAGAATGTATAGAGTTCACGGAGCATCAAAAAAATATCACTATGAGCATATTGGATACAATTCAAGATTAGATACTATACAGGCAGCTATTCTTCAAGTGAAAATGAAATACATAAAAGAAAGCATTAAAAAGAGAGAAATTGTTGCCAATTGGTATTTTGATAGGTTAAAAGATTGTCAGGAATTAAAATTTGCCACTTTGAAAGGCGAGCAAAATCCCGTGTATTATGTATTTAATATATTAACAGAAAAGAGAGATGAACTTGGAGAATACTTAAAGAAAAATCAGATTCAATTTAGTATTTATTATCCTATACCATTACATCTTCAAAGGTGTTTCAGTTATTTAGGTTATAAAAAAGGGGATTTTCCGGTTGCTGAAAGTATATGCGAGAGAATACTTGCACTTCCAATATATCCTCAAATAACAGAAGCAGAAATTGATTTTGTATGTGAAACTATCAAAAGTTTTTTTAAATAA